The following is a genomic window from Leishmania donovani BPK282A1 complete genome, chromosome 33.
AGCTTGGCTGACGAAGCGGTGCAAGTTTAGTCGCGGGACGTCCTCATCGCTGCGCCTCTTGTCTTCCCTCACGACTCAGTCGTCTCCACTTTCAGTGTTCGGACTCGGCCCGTTCTCTCCCTTGGCTGCCgccattttcttttttgtctCACTACGTGTGCTCATTTCTGGTTTTTCTTGCACTGTTggggtggtgctggcgggcGGGGTAGCGCTTCGCATTgacttccacacacacacgcacacacacacacacacacgtcttGTCGCTGTTAGTCATTCGCCAACGCGCGCATTttacgtgtgcgtgcgcttgcttTGAACCCGCGCAACTTTCCGTTCAGCCTCTTCACATGTCGAGCACCCCCGCCTTGATCCATGGCGAGTATGTGAATCGTATGCTGATactcgcggctgctgccaccacctTCGTCGGGTACGCAAGCAGTGTGTACTGGGAGCGCACCGTAGCACCGTATCTGTTTCGGCGCCGCGAGTTGGCCCTGGAGCAGGAGATTGCCGATCTGGTGAGAGAGGCCAAAGAGATCTGCACAACGTCGAATCTGTACGAGCACAGCCGTCTTATGCGTagggtgctgcggctgcgtcagGAGCTCGAGGCAGAACGCCAACAGCGCCTCACGTACGAGTTCTCGGTGGCTCGAGTCTTTTCGCCGCTTCTCAGTGGTGTCTCCTTCGCTTCATGGTTTGCTCGGCCGAcgcgcgacgcagccgcggtggcaaTAGCACCTGGCCGAGTAGGCAAGGCAATAGCCGGCAACAAGCCCGGCGCCTTACCAGATCTTTGCTCCACCACTATCACATCCTCCCCGACGCGGGCCCATGCCGCCGAGTATTCAGCCACCGCTCCTCGTCGACTGCAGGTGCTCGTGGAGAGCGCGATGAATGCGCTCCGGTACAACGCTACCACTACTGTCAAGTATCTCCTGCGTTTTGGAAGCGCTTTGGTGCTCCTGTACGTCTTCGGCAACCGGCGTGGGCTCATGGCTGTTCCGCCATCCTTCGAAGAGACACTGCGCTACTGCGCCGTCGAGGTGATGGCGCCGTTACTCCTCAACGTCTTCATGTACGTGCCAGCTCTCCTCTTTGCACCTGCAAGGCGCGCGTCGTTGGTCGAAACCCACGGAAGCAAGGCCGCGGGCGGTGCCGTTGGTGTCATTCACAGCAGCTTCGCGGAAGCGATtccgccatcgtcgtcggcaTCCTCGTTTTCTACCGTCACGAGCTCCGCGAGTGACGCCGGCACCACAGCACCGTTTCAGCGCGCAGACATTCGCTTCTGTGCGAGGAATGATCTCGCGTCGTGGTTCTTGGCGTGCTACCTTGCCTGGTACTTGattgtgcgcgtgttcggttgatgggtggtggtggggctCACCGGAGCGCACACGGGATGGGGTGTGAAGGAATGTTTAGCAAGGGCGAAAGTCGGAAAGGAGGGGAGCAACGTCATGGGAAAGCGCGCaagcagacacacaggcgcagagGTGTCTGGTCGCGCCCCTTCTGGCATGATCAGGGGTCCTGTATCGTGCTTTGGTGCTCTCACCCCCTCCGACGCTGCCTTTTCGCCCACGTCTTCCGGTGCTCCCGTTGCACCTCACTCTCAGGCACCTTTTTGTGCCCAGGACTGTTGCGGGCGCACGCTCTCCATTTTTTCCGACTCTACTAAAGGACACTCCCGTGCTCttcgagggggggggggtgcagcCTCAGCCCTGTTTCTGTGGGCGGCATACGAGAGGCGCCGCTCTCCCATCCACACATTGCCAGTCCTCCTTCCCGTTGTGCATGTGCTTTGCAAGTGTGTCGTTGCCACTGCGGAGCAGCTCTACGGTGTGTTGGACCCGtaagcggcggcgatggccaCGATGGGGTGGGGCACTCACGATTGTTTTAGGAGCGGCAGTGCGCGGATGCGGGAGTcagcgtatgtgtgtggccgcctcggcatcgCTTCATCaaaggaaggaaaagaatATGCAAACCCACGAAGATGCCCGTGCTCTTACCCACACCCACAGGCGTTGCTGGTGGCCGAAGGACCGTAGCGAGGGGGGAGATCGGCTACGAATGCCACCATATCCGAGGTGCTATTGGGTGGGCTGGAGAGGGATATGAGAAGGGCACTCGCGCCTCTTCCGGTGCCCTTTGCTCTCTCCACTGAGGCGTTTTACTTGTGTTTTGCACATGAAAGGGCCTGCCATCACCGCATCGCACCCTAACGACGTTCCCTGCATTGGCGCATCTATTTCCCCCACGAACACCCTCGCTCATCCCCGCCACCTCAcgtctgcgtctctctcgctctctcttgtcGTACCCGCCACCCCGTACGTGGCAACTCGGGTGCCGATGTATgggtgtatatatatatgtgcgcgtgcatacATGTGCTTGTTTGCGTATGGGTGCCTCTGCATGTAGTCAAGCAGGGGTGTCTCGCGACTGTGCttgctctgtgtgtgtgtgcccctgtatgtgtgtgtgtgtcttcttaCACAGAGTgcattccccccccccgccacccacacacacacacacacaaaaacacacgcacacgccccaGCAATCGCCTTTGGCGCTGTTTTCAAAAGGTTAGCTTCCCTCGCCGCTTGCCGTTGCTTCTTCCTCTTGTTCGCCTGGCCACAGCACAGCCCCAACACGTAGCCATGcaaccgccaccaccaccgatgACGCCATACGAGGAGAACATCACGCGGTCGTACCAGTACCTTAACGGTGCCCGGATGCAGTCAGCGATTCTCTTTAACAGCACCACGTTCTGCATCGATCGCTGCCTCGATACGCAGGAACTGTACACCTTGATGCGCACGACGAACGCTCCGATTTCGTATCGCCTCCAGAAGGATATGGAGGAGAAGAAGTGCGTGCAAAACTGCAGTGCCAAGTGGGACGAGCTCTTTAACATCACCCTCACGGAAACAAACGAAGGCGCTGTTCGCCAGGTGCAAGCGGACGCTATCGCGAAGATGATGGGGGCAATGCAGCAGTAGCAGTGGGTGCGCTCTGCCCGGAGGGGTAGGGGAGGAAGGAATAGAAAAAAGTGCCGATACGTACCAGGAGTGTGGaagagtgcgtgtgtgtgtgtgggcggtGCGGACGTGTGAGCAGGGATACTGTCGCTCATTTTGCTTGTAGGTGTCTTGCACAAACCCCTCCGACCgttgcgtgtctgtgcctgtggcTGATGTTGGTGTTGGTGTCGGTTTACTGGGTTACTCCTTCCCTTTcttaaaaaaaaaggatgtGTGATACACATTTGCCGTGTGGCAAGCATAATCACACATGAAAAGTCACGGCCCGCATTGAGAGatgctcacacacacacacacagacaagcgAGTAAGTAACAAGTTGACTCTCATGCTGGCTCAAGCAAGCAATTTCGAGCCGCTACCGCGGCTCCGCCTCGGTGCAGAGGGCAGACGCGTGGTGCTGTGATTACACAGTCGATGCGCAAACACACGCCCGCGCACGCTGTCGGCAATGCGGCGGGTCTTCTcaagagaagaagggcgCAACGCTACCTTAACCCTACGAAAGGCGCGCGCCTGTGAGGCAGCCGTGTGTTGGCGCCACGCAGGCTTGCGTGGATGCCCCTTCCCTTTCGCTTCGATTCCATGCCTCTTTCCCGCGTGCCTGgttctcgtgtgtgtgtgtgtgtgtttccttttttcaTCTCTTGCTCACTGGCACGGCGTGCCGTTGTGCAATCCCTGCTGCACGGCTGGCGCGCCCGCAACTAcccgcacacatgcacgcaagcgcacgccctacctcctccccctttccgcGCTTCATCGCTGACTTGCACACGGACCTCGCAAAAGCAAAGCACCACACGAAAGTGCCACAGAGGGAACACAGCTGCCGACGCGTTCTCGCCGTGGTCTCTCTTGCGCATCACACAGGTCGACTCCACTTTCTTCTCGGCACCTCTTGAGCGACGCACTACATCGCTTGCGCTAGCGAacctctctccctcagcAGTTTGACTGACAAGTAAACCACGTAGGAAAGCATCCTATAGCAGTCCaacacctctctctctacgcacgcgcagacacgcacacagacaaacaCCTTcacacccgcgcacgcacgctctGCGAGATATTCCGCAGCCTTGCTCCCTTCGCTTCAGTTTTTTAATTCATTTCGACGCTCCTTTATGTGAAttttgttctctctctgtgccttgTGCGTATCtccctgtctgtctgcgtctCGGAGCGCCCCCTCTCGTCTGCCCGCTTTCCTGCGACGGTCGCGTGCCACAGATCAGCCTTTTGGGCCCTCGCTTCGTCAATATTTGGACTTTCATATTACGTCCTCTTTTTCCCTCTGGTTGCTTTCTCGACGACCTTTtatttgcgtgtgcgtgtttgtggtgcgcctccgcctccgcccctgTTCGTCTCTTTGCCCTTACGCGCGCGACTCTTACGACCTCTGTGCTGCTCTGGTGCGGGGCGGTATTACGTGCCTCCGAGCCCCGCACCATTCACGCTGGCTGTACCGTCGccgtctcgctctctcaAGCCCTCGTCCTTGCctggcacacacactgcAAGTAACACTCGCAGTGGGTTTTATAAcccatatatatatatatctgcAGATACTGACGGAAAACGTAGAGGCGCTTGCGTCCTTCGCCGAAACGTGCACAGACGTGCTCCACTTACATACAGCACACGCGTTGTCCACACCTAAAGGATTACGTGAATACGTcgacacagacacgcacgcagtgAAGACAATGGTCGACCTCTAcgccgtgctggaggtggaCAAGCGCGCGACGCCGGAGCAGATCAAGCGGAATTACCGCCGCCTTGCCCTGCGCTACCACCCCGACAAGGCGGGTCCAGAAGGCGCTGCCCGCTTCAAGGAGGTGAATACCGCCTATGAGGTTCTCTCCAACCGGCAAAAAAGGGAAATTTACGACCGCTATGGCGAGGCCGGACTGGAGGCGCTGGAAAACCCGGTTGCGGGGGCTGCACTCGCCACCTTCGGCTCCACCGCGCCAGTCATCATCGCAATCGCTATCTCCTTCACCTGCGCTGTCATGCTGTTGCTCTTTCTGGCGTTTTTGGTGTCGTTTGTGGACGGCCAGCTGCGCACGTGGAGCTACGTCAAGGTGTTCTCGCCGCTCTTTGTGTTGGACTTCTTGGTCGGCGTGCCGGCTCTTATCCTCTTAGCGGTGTTCGCCATCATGTCGCCGCTCAGCCTGCACGCACAGTGcacgcttctctctctactGTGTGCCGTCGTGTTGACGATTGTCATCCCGATCGCCAAGGACCGCAACGAGGCAGTCGCCAGGGCTAGACGCACCGACTACGTCCAATGGCGGTTGTGGCTTATCCCCGGATACCTATTCTCCGTATTTGCCTTCATCGCTATTGTGATGACGTCACTGCCGACGGAGAGACGTATTCTCGACCTCAAGTCTATAGGATTGGTGCACCTCGCGAATTACACTCGCGTTGGCTTCGTCTTCGCCATCTTGCAGGGGTGCTGCATCGTTGTCTTCTTTGCCCTGGTGGCGTGCCGCGCTGATGAGGTGATCACCATCAACTACTTCGTCGTCATTGGTCTCCCGATATTTCTGCTGCTCACGCTCTTCCTCGTGAACCGCTTCATGCTTACCTTGTTAAGCAGCTACATCAGCGACGTGCCAcccgaggtggcggcggcggcggcagcgcgtgagCTGAACGAAAATGGTGGCgaggcgcctgcgccgcacccCAACGAGGGCTGCGCCGAAGGCCCGCACTCGTCTTGGCGTCGATCACCGAATCCGAtgtgcggtggtggcaccgagggacgccgccgcacccaTCGACAACCGCGCGCCGAGACTGAAGAGCAGCTACACTCCAATGACGCCCAAGCTCACAGCGACCGTgacggcgagggaggcgaggaTGGAGAGCGGGCGCAGCAGAGTGTGTCACACAGCAAGAACCCGTACGCTGGCCAGCACGCCTCTGTTTGCGGAGTTCTCATCAGCATGATTGTCGCGACTATCCTCGTCGGCCTGCTGATGGCGTCGACCGCCATGATAGCAGTGCGGCTGAACTACTACTCCAACCACGGCACCTATGATGGTGTCCTGTCCCTATCCAAGGCATGCATTCCGCTCTTTATTATTATCGGCAACGGTGTGCTCACGCAGCTCATCGCGTGCCTTACATTCTGCTGTTGCGGTGTCTTCATGGTCGTAGAGGGCGCTGCGCCAGAGCCGGAACACGGCAACCAGCAGGAGGGCAAAGCGGGGAGCGAGGCCGAGCTGCAGAATAACGTCCGCACCGACCCGGCTCGGCCGGCTGACCAGGCGGTAGCTGGTGCGACACACCAAAATGAGGCCCCCAGACGTCGCCCACCTGGAGCAATttctgccgcgcctcctcatTCTGTAGCGGCGTCAGCGGACGAACATCGCAAGACGCCGCGGGAGCGCCAGCCGGACAGCACGCGCCTCTCCGACGTTGATTAGAAGTTGGCGCCCGCACTGCTGTCCCATGAACGCGGCCTGGTGAAGATGAGCGGGTGGGCGATGGGGAGGAGGCACGTGAAGGAAGCCTTTTGCGCAGCGTCACGCCTTCCCACACTACCTCtacaccgccgcctccgttcCGTCACACTCCTTCCACTGGCCGCGTTTCCTCGATCGCCTCTTTCCGCAGTATATGGACGCAGCAAGCTGTCTTGCGAGCATGCGTGCCGTTTCGTTTTCCCCCTTTAATTTATACTCCCGGGTGTACGTGTACGTAAACgcaacgtgtgtgtgtgtgtgcctccctGTGTtgtcctctctctttcgcttcCCCGCGAGAAGTAGGAGCAGCTCCCAAAGGTCCGCAGGCGTGCGCATGCCGGCTGCATGGGAGTTGTCGTCCCCGAAGGGGGCGTGGGGGAAAGGATTTGGCTACACGCTGCCTGCGAAGTGGTGCACGCCCTCTTGTGGTTCTATCACCCTTGTTATTGCGGACGGAAGTGTGCCCAGAGCAAACTACGCGCCTCTTCACTCACGGAAACGGGAGGACACAAGGACACAAGATTCGAGTAGAGCGACAGCTGCTTCGGGAGCCTGTCGAGGGAACCGCATTGTGCGATCGACCTAACGGAGAAAAGACTCTGTATCCAAGAAGGGAAAGAAtagaaacacacacacacacaaaagcacACCACCATGAAAAACAAAGACTTTGCGGTGGTGCTGTACCCTCCTCCCCTATCCCCtcccctatcccctgccaaatgccgagccacctctggcgcTGGCAgggcggtgcatcgctgctgacaGCGGACCGCCAGGCCCtgggcggcgtggcgtcCGGGTGATCTGCAGCCGCGAACGCGGGTGTGCACTctccacatgatgggcagagtgtccgcgtgactcgaacgcatcccacccatccccctctccccgcccccggccctcgcacggcccactggtgtggggaggcctgagccgccccgaggagaggggggtgggggtaggCTGCACCAGGGGGGGTGGCAGCCGGCACAgcgggggagcggctgtgaggcgacctgcgaggcggtggGTGAGCGGGTAGAGCTggagggcgggggccgtGCCCCATATGACCGAGCCGGCGCATCTGGTgcgatgcgtgcgtgtctgtggcatgcgctgcaccacgctGGGGGGGATGGCCTGTGGCAGAGTAGGGATGGGGCTGGCGTTGAGCTCCTGCTGTGCCGCAGAGCAACGGACACACGTCGAAGAGAAGCGTTCCCTCTCCTCATTTTACTTCAAAGCATCTTGCGGTCGTCTGTGCTTCGGCCATCGTTTCTCGTGCGTTTTCCTCCACCCTTGTTGCCCTTTTCGTCCGTTTACCGTCTTCTTCCGCCGAGATACGCACGGAAAACGCTTACCCGCCACTCACTCAGCGGTCCTCTGTTCCTCTTCATTCTTTTCGGGTTCGTGTGGCAGCACCAAGCCACATAAACATTAATCGCAGCACGAATCCTCATCACCATGTATTTGGCTGTCTTCCACGAGTTCGCTCATccggaggtgctggagaatGTGAAGGCGGAAGGCATCTGTGACGTGGACGTGGCTCCGGAGCCGAGCAAGCTGGCCACTtcggaggaagagcagcaagTGTTGCGCTGCAACGCGAAGTTGATAACGGTGAAGCACAACATTACCGGTATCCGTGACGTCTTTGATGGCatgacggaggcggagctggcggagatCGATGGGCAGGTAAACCAGAAGCTGCAGCAACTCGTTGCGCTTGGCTTTCAGGTGGTGGAGCGCCACCCACGGACGTCGGCCGGTTGCCCAATGCTGGACCGCGTGATCCTGTCGTACCCGGCTTAACTCAAACGAAAGAAACGAAAGGAGCAGTGATGAGtgtgtttgggggggggCCCAGACCATGATGGCGGGCTTTGGCCGCCTTTGCGGCCTATGCGCACCCCCACCCAAAGACTCTTCCGCACAGTGGTATAGCAATCTTGAAGACGCACGCGTCTGTGACGGGGGCCGAGGTGAAGAATGTCGTcgcctttctttttcccttctctttcgAGGCGTCCGCTCTTTAGTTGCTCGAAACGAACTGTACAGTGCTCAAAGGGGGAAGGCGTTGCGGTGAGACGGCAATGACGCCAAccgccgatgctgccgcttcacACGTagcagcgcgcagcagcaaccctTGTCACAGTGAATAAGAGCAGCAAGCAAGTCGCACTTCGATTTTGCATGCGCCGGCGTTTGTGCTGCTGGCTCTTCTCGCGGAATGGGAGGGCGAGCACTTC
Proteins encoded in this region:
- a CDS encoding dnaj chaperone-like protein — protein: MVDLYAVLEVDKRATPEQIKRNYRRLALRYHPDKAGPEGAARFKEVNTAYEVLSNRQKREIYDRYGEAGLEALENPVAGAALATFGSTAPVIIAIAISFTCAVMLLLFLAFLVSFVDGQLRTWSYVKVFSPLFVLDFLVGVPALILLAVFAIMSPLSLHAQCTLLSLLCAVVLTIVIPIAKDRNEAVARARRTDYVQWRLWLIPGYLFSVFAFIAIVMTSLPTERRILDLKSIGLVHLANYTRVGFVFAILQGCCIVVFFALVACRADEVITINYFVVIGLPIFLLLTLFLVNRFMLTLLSSYISDVPPEVAAAAAARELNENGGEAPAPHPNEGCAEGPHSSWRRSPNPMCGGGTEGRRRTHRQPRAETEEQLHSNDAQAHSDRDGEGGEDGERAQQSVSHSKNPYAGQHASVCGVLISMIVATILVGLLMASTAMIAVRLNYYSNHGTYDGVLSLSKACIPLFIIIGNGVLTQLIACLTFCCCGVFMVVEGAAPEPEHGNQQEGKAGSEAELQNNVRTDPARPADQAVAGATHQNEAPRRRPPGAISAAPPHSVAASADEHRKTPRERQPDSTRLSDVD